In one Cronobacter dublinensis subsp. dublinensis LMG 23823 genomic region, the following are encoded:
- a CDS encoding APC family permease, with translation MATNVELNVAARPQLRKSLKLWQVVMMGLAYLTPMTVFDTFGIVSGISNGHVPASYLLALAGVLFTAISYGKLVKRFPTAGSAYTYAQQAINPHVGFLVGWSSLLDYLFLPMINVLLAKLYLSAMFPDVPQWIWVVLYVGIMTIANLKSVNLVANFNTLFVTVQVAIIAVFIFLVIHGLHRGEGAGTVWSVQPFVSENAQLLPIITGATIVCFSFLGFDAVTTLSEETPDAGKTIPRAIFLTALYGGVIFIAASFFIQLFFPTMGRFKEPDAALPEIALYVGGKLFQSVFLCCTFVNTLASGLASHASVSRLLYVMGRDNVFPEKVFGYVHPKWRTPALNVILVGVVALSALSFDLVTATALINFGALVAFTFVNLSVVNHFFLREGRNKGWKDRVNYLILPLVGALTVAVLWLNLEKSSLTMGLIWAALGLAYLTWLTRRFRQPPPMFKGE, from the coding sequence ATGGCGACTAATGTCGAACTTAACGTAGCGGCGCGTCCGCAACTGCGCAAATCGCTCAAACTCTGGCAGGTCGTGATGATGGGCCTCGCCTACCTGACGCCGATGACCGTATTCGACACCTTCGGCATCGTCTCCGGCATCAGCAACGGTCACGTCCCGGCCTCGTATTTACTGGCGCTGGCGGGCGTACTCTTTACCGCCATCAGCTACGGCAAACTGGTGAAGCGTTTCCCGACGGCGGGCTCCGCCTACACCTACGCCCAGCAGGCGATTAACCCGCACGTCGGCTTTCTGGTGGGCTGGTCGTCGCTGCTCGATTATCTGTTCCTGCCGATGATCAACGTTCTGCTGGCGAAGCTCTATCTCTCCGCGATGTTCCCGGACGTGCCCCAGTGGATCTGGGTGGTGCTCTATGTCGGGATCATGACTATCGCCAACCTGAAAAGCGTCAATCTGGTGGCGAACTTCAATACCCTGTTTGTGACGGTGCAGGTGGCGATCATCGCGGTGTTTATCTTTCTGGTGATCCACGGGCTGCATCGGGGCGAAGGGGCGGGCACCGTCTGGTCGGTACAACCGTTTGTCAGCGAGAACGCGCAGCTGTTGCCTATCATTACCGGCGCGACCATCGTCTGTTTCTCGTTCCTCGGTTTTGACGCGGTAACGACGCTCTCAGAGGAGACGCCGGACGCCGGGAAAACTATTCCGCGCGCGATTTTCCTAACCGCGCTTTATGGCGGCGTGATTTTTATCGCGGCGTCGTTTTTTATCCAGCTCTTCTTCCCGACAATGGGACGCTTTAAAGAGCCCGACGCGGCGCTGCCGGAGATAGCGCTCTATGTTGGTGGCAAGCTGTTCCAGTCGGTGTTCCTGTGCTGTACGTTTGTCAACACCCTGGCGTCGGGGCTGGCGTCGCACGCGAGCGTGTCGCGCCTGCTGTATGTGATGGGCCGTGATAACGTCTTCCCGGAAAAGGTTTTCGGCTACGTGCATCCGAAATGGCGCACGCCCGCGCTGAACGTGATTCTGGTCGGCGTAGTGGCGCTGAGCGCGCTGTCGTTCGACCTTGTGACCGCGACGGCGCTGATTAACTTTGGCGCGCTGGTGGCGTTTACGTTCGTGAACCTGTCGGTGGTGAATCATTTCTTCCTGCGGGAAGGGCGCAACAAGGGCTGGAAGGACCGGGTGAATTACCTGATCCTGCCGCTGGTGGGCGCGCTGACGGTCGCGGTGCTGTGGCTGAACCTTGAAAAAAGCTCGCTGACGATGGGGCTTATCTGGGCGGCGCTCGGCCTTGCGTACCTGACGTGGCTCACGCGCCGTTTCCGCCAGCCGCCGCCGATGTTTAAAGGCGAGTAA
- the puuD gene encoding gamma-glutamyl-gamma-aminobutyrate hydrolase produces MGIIFNRSLIGVVMCRNSIKGHPSQTLQEKYINAVLNAGGLPVPLPHIVAEPVLLDQLLAELDGIMLPGSPSNVQPHLYGENGDEPAADPGRDTLSIALIERVLERRIPLFAICRGLQELVVATGGTLYRRLFDEPALLEHREDPELPLEQQYAPSHEVQVVPGGLISKLIPGCNTFWVNSLHGQGARTLGARLRVEARSPDGLVEAASVVDHPFALGVQWHPEWNSSEYALSRLLFEGFITACRGYREEKPRPA; encoded by the coding sequence ATGGGCATTATATTTAACAGGTCGTTAATTGGCGTAGTGATGTGCAGAAACAGTATCAAGGGGCACCCGAGTCAGACGTTGCAAGAGAAGTACATTAACGCCGTGCTTAACGCTGGCGGCTTGCCGGTGCCCCTGCCTCATATCGTCGCTGAGCCTGTTCTTCTCGATCAGCTGCTGGCCGAACTCGACGGGATAATGCTCCCTGGCAGCCCCAGCAACGTCCAGCCGCACCTGTATGGTGAAAACGGCGATGAGCCTGCCGCCGACCCTGGGCGGGACACTCTGAGCATCGCGCTGATTGAGCGCGTGCTGGAAAGGCGCATCCCCCTTTTCGCCATCTGCCGGGGGCTTCAGGAACTGGTTGTCGCGACAGGAGGGACGCTGTATCGTCGGCTGTTCGATGAACCGGCCCTGCTGGAGCATCGGGAAGATCCTGAGCTGCCGCTGGAGCAGCAATATGCCCCGTCTCACGAAGTGCAGGTCGTGCCGGGCGGGCTTATCAGCAAACTGATACCGGGCTGCAACACCTTTTGGGTAAATTCTCTGCATGGTCAGGGCGCCCGCACGCTCGGCGCGCGGCTGCGCGTGGAAGCGCGCTCGCCGGATGGCCTGGTGGAAGCCGCAAGCGTTGTCGATCATCCGTTTGCGCTGGGGGTGCAATGGCACCCGGAATGGAACAGCAGCGAATATGCACTCTCGCGGCTGTTGTTCGAGGGTTTTATTACCGCCTGTCGGGGGTATCGGGAAGAAAAGCCCCGACCCGCCTGA
- the puuC gene encoding aldehyde dehydrogenase PuuC yields the protein MEFHNVKYWQHKAAQLSIEGRLFYQGAYRPAASGDTFTVFNPATGQALAEVARGARTDVDNAVASARAVFGRGDWSQASPGSRKAVLLRLAALMEQHHEELALLESLDTGKPIRHSLRDDIPGAARALRWYAEAVDKQYGEVAPTGPEALAMVVREPVGVVAAVVPWNFPLLLACWKLGPALAAGNSVVLKPSEKSPLSALRLAALAKDAGLPDGVLNVIPGFGQEAGQALSRHPDVDVMTFTGSTRTGKQLLIDAGESNMKRVWLEAGGKSANIVFADCPDLDQAAAAAAAGIFYNQGQVCIAGTRLLVEASIKDAFLARVKAHAQSFTPGDPLDPDTVMGTLIDDEHAASVRRYIELGQEQGATLWLDGRNQPHGASVGPTIFTDVDNQMRVAREEIFGPVLAVTTFTDEQEALRLANDSDYGLGAAVWTRSLSRAHRMARRLKAGSVFINNYNDGDMTVPFGGYKQSGNGRDKSLHALEKFTELKTIWMSLEQSHD from the coding sequence ATGGAATTTCATAACGTAAAATACTGGCAGCATAAGGCGGCGCAGCTGTCCATCGAAGGCCGGCTGTTTTATCAGGGCGCGTATCGCCCGGCGGCGAGCGGCGACACATTTACGGTGTTTAACCCGGCGACCGGCCAGGCGCTGGCGGAGGTGGCGCGCGGCGCGCGGACCGATGTCGATAACGCGGTGGCCAGCGCCCGCGCGGTGTTCGGGCGCGGCGACTGGTCGCAGGCGTCGCCCGGCAGTCGTAAAGCGGTGCTGCTGCGCCTCGCGGCGTTAATGGAACAGCATCACGAGGAGCTGGCGCTGCTGGAGTCGCTCGACACCGGCAAACCGATCCGCCATAGCCTGCGTGATGATATTCCAGGCGCGGCCCGCGCCCTGCGCTGGTACGCCGAAGCGGTCGATAAACAGTATGGCGAAGTGGCCCCTACAGGCCCGGAGGCGCTGGCGATGGTCGTGCGCGAGCCGGTCGGCGTGGTGGCGGCGGTCGTGCCGTGGAACTTCCCGCTGCTCCTCGCCTGCTGGAAGCTTGGCCCGGCGCTCGCCGCCGGGAACAGCGTGGTGCTGAAACCCTCGGAGAAATCGCCGCTGAGCGCGCTGCGTCTCGCTGCGCTCGCCAAAGACGCGGGCCTGCCGGACGGCGTACTGAACGTGATACCGGGCTTCGGTCAGGAGGCGGGCCAGGCGCTCTCGCGTCATCCTGATGTGGACGTGATGACCTTTACCGGCTCGACCCGCACCGGCAAGCAGTTGCTCATAGACGCGGGTGAATCGAATATGAAGCGCGTGTGGCTCGAAGCGGGCGGCAAGAGCGCCAATATCGTTTTCGCCGACTGCCCGGATCTCGACCAGGCCGCGGCCGCGGCCGCCGCCGGGATCTTCTATAACCAGGGCCAGGTCTGTATCGCGGGCACTCGTCTGCTGGTGGAGGCGTCCATTAAAGATGCGTTTCTGGCGCGCGTGAAAGCGCATGCGCAAAGCTTCACGCCCGGTGACCCGCTGGACCCAGACACCGTCATGGGCACGCTGATCGATGACGAGCACGCCGCCAGCGTGCGCCGTTATATCGAGCTGGGGCAGGAACAGGGCGCGACACTGTGGCTCGATGGCCGCAACCAGCCGCACGGCGCGAGCGTCGGTCCAACTATTTTTACCGATGTCGATAACCAGATGCGCGTCGCCCGCGAAGAGATATTCGGCCCGGTGCTGGCCGTCACGACCTTCACCGACGAGCAGGAGGCGCTGCGGCTCGCCAACGACAGCGACTACGGGCTGGGCGCGGCGGTCTGGACCCGCTCGCTCTCCCGCGCGCACCGCATGGCGCGCCGCCTGAAAGCCGGTTCGGTGTTTATCAACAACTATAATGACGGTGATATGACCGTGCCGTTCGGCGGCTACAAGCAGAGCGGCAACGGGCGCGATAAGTCACTGCACGCGCTGGAAAAATTCACTGAACTGAAAACTATCTGGATGAGCCTGGAGCAGAGCCATGACTGA
- a CDS encoding glutamine synthetase family protein yields METNIVEVENVVRHSEERRTSAFAREVNAYLERYPLTEYVDVMLTDLNGTFRGKRIPVAGLLKVEKGCYFPASVFAMDILGNVVEEAGLGQDLGEPDRRCVPVAGSLVPSATDPEYLGQLLLTMQDEDGTPFDVEPRNVLNRLWQQLRQRGLHPVVAVELEFYLIDRQRDAEGYLQPPCAPGTQDRNTQSQVYSVDNLDRFADVLSDIDELARMQQIPADGAVAEASPGQFEINLHHTDNVLQACDHALALKRLVRLVAEKHGMQATFMAKPYEEHAGSGMHIHISIVDDNGQNVLALPDGDDSALLKQALAGMIDMLPASMALLAPNVNSYRRFQPGMYVPTQASWGHNNRTVALRIPCGDRDSHRVEYRVAGADANPYLVMSAVLAGIVHGLENDLPLPEAVEGNGLEQEGTPFPIRQSDALYEFQVHPAMRERLGARFCEVFHACKNDELIQFERLITETEIEWMLKNA; encoded by the coding sequence ATGGAAACCAATATCGTGGAAGTAGAGAATGTTGTGCGTCACAGTGAAGAGAGGCGAACCAGTGCGTTTGCCCGCGAAGTCAATGCCTATCTGGAGCGTTACCCGTTGACGGAATATGTCGACGTGATGCTCACCGATCTTAACGGCACTTTTCGCGGCAAACGCATCCCGGTGGCAGGTTTGCTGAAAGTCGAGAAGGGCTGTTACTTCCCGGCCTCGGTTTTTGCGATGGATATTCTGGGCAATGTGGTGGAAGAGGCGGGGCTGGGGCAGGATCTCGGCGAGCCGGATCGCCGCTGCGTGCCGGTGGCGGGGAGTCTTGTGCCGTCGGCGACCGACCCGGAATATCTCGGCCAGCTCCTGCTGACCATGCAGGATGAAGATGGCACTCCCTTTGACGTTGAGCCGCGCAACGTGCTTAACCGGCTCTGGCAGCAGCTGCGCCAGCGCGGTCTGCACCCCGTGGTAGCGGTAGAGCTGGAGTTCTATCTCATTGACCGCCAGCGCGACGCGGAAGGCTATCTCCAGCCGCCGTGCGCGCCCGGCACCCAGGATCGCAACACCCAAAGCCAGGTCTACTCGGTAGACAATCTCGACCGCTTCGCCGACGTGCTAAGCGATATCGACGAGCTGGCGCGAATGCAGCAAATCCCGGCCGACGGCGCGGTGGCGGAAGCCTCGCCGGGCCAGTTTGAAATCAACCTCCACCATACCGACAACGTGTTACAGGCCTGCGATCACGCGCTGGCGCTCAAACGGCTGGTGCGGCTGGTGGCTGAAAAGCACGGCATGCAGGCCACTTTTATGGCCAAACCTTATGAAGAACACGCCGGCAGCGGCATGCACATTCATATCAGCATCGTTGATGATAATGGCCAGAACGTGCTGGCGCTCCCGGATGGCGACGATTCCGCGCTGCTGAAGCAGGCCCTCGCCGGGATGATCGACATGCTGCCTGCCTCGATGGCGCTGCTGGCGCCGAACGTCAACTCCTACCGCCGCTTCCAGCCGGGCATGTATGTCCCGACACAGGCCTCATGGGGCCACAACAACCGCACCGTGGCGCTGCGTATTCCCTGCGGCGATCGCGACAGCCACCGCGTGGAATATCGCGTGGCCGGGGCTGATGCGAACCCTTATCTCGTGATGTCTGCGGTGCTTGCAGGTATAGTGCACGGCCTGGAAAACGACTTGCCGCTGCCCGAGGCCGTGGAAGGTAACGGTCTGGAGCAGGAAGGAACGCCGTTTCCTATCCGCCAGAGCGACGCCCTGTACGAATTCCAGGTTCATCCGGCGATGCGCGAGCGGCTGGGCGCGCGTTTTTGCGAGGTGTTTCACGCCTGTAAAAACGACGAGCTTATCCAGTTTGAGCGGCTCATCACCGAAACGGAAATTGAGTGGATGCTGAAAAACGCCTGA
- the flhA gene encoding formate hydrogenlyase transcriptional activator FlhA, protein MSYTPMSDLGQQGLFDITRTLMRQPDLCALAEALKSLLNATGMADRVNILLYHPKHQRTCFYSVDGVGNAVTYEDETVLSHGPVRRLLSRPEVLHCRYDEFAETWPQLAALPLYPAFGYYCLAPLAAEGHIFGGCEFIRDARESFSEKEFSRLQTLTQIVSVAAEQIQTRLGNSQDYALLCRERDDFRILVAITNAVLSKLHLDELVTEISHEIHRYFSIDSISIVLPAARKGKLTIYSTHYVDEAAPLHDQSEVLEKGTLSARVFSSREMLLVNLHQRDELAPYEQMLFEMWDNQIQTICLLPLMFGEKMLGVLKLAQCEEHIFTAANLKLLRQIAERIAIAVDNALAYQEIHRLKERLVDENLALTEQINNVPADFGEIIGRSDAMMAVMKQVEMVAKSDSTVLILGETGTGKELIARAIHNLSDRNGRRMVKLNCAAMPAGLLESDLFGHERGAFTGASAQRIGRFELADKSSLFLDEVGDMPLDLQPKLLRVLQEQEFERLGSNKVIQTDVRLIAATNRDLRQMVADREFRSDLYYRLNVFPIHLPPLRERPEDIPLLVKAFTFKIARRLGRSIDSIPAETLHALSEMEWQGNVRELENVIERAVLLTRGNVLQLSMPELAFRPAKKTAAALAPPDDVREGEDEVARITRVLKETNGVIAGPKGAAARLGVKRTTLLSRMKRLGIDKDAL, encoded by the coding sequence ATGTCATATACACCCATGAGCGATCTCGGCCAGCAAGGGCTTTTCGATATCACTCGCACTCTGATGCGCCAGCCCGATCTCTGCGCGCTGGCGGAGGCGCTGAAATCGCTGCTTAACGCCACAGGGATGGCGGATCGGGTCAACATTCTGCTTTATCACCCCAAACATCAGCGCACCTGCTTTTACAGCGTCGACGGCGTCGGCAACGCGGTGACGTATGAAGATGAAACTGTGCTCTCTCACGGGCCGGTGCGGCGGCTGCTGTCGCGCCCTGAAGTGCTGCACTGCCGTTATGACGAATTCGCGGAGACCTGGCCGCAGCTCGCCGCGCTGCCGCTCTACCCGGCGTTCGGCTACTACTGTCTGGCGCCGCTCGCCGCCGAAGGGCATATTTTCGGCGGCTGCGAGTTTATCCGCGACGCGCGCGAAAGCTTTAGCGAAAAGGAGTTCTCCCGGCTACAGACGCTGACGCAAATCGTGAGCGTGGCGGCGGAACAGATCCAGACGCGGCTTGGCAACAGCCAGGATTACGCGCTGCTGTGCCGCGAGCGCGACGACTTTCGCATTCTTGTGGCTATCACCAACGCGGTGCTCTCCAAGCTGCATCTCGATGAGCTGGTGACCGAGATCTCTCATGAGATCCACCGCTATTTCAGTATCGACTCGATAAGCATCGTGCTGCCCGCCGCGCGCAAGGGCAAGCTGACCATCTACTCCACGCACTATGTCGATGAAGCCGCGCCGCTGCACGACCAGAGCGAAGTGCTGGAGAAAGGCACCCTCTCGGCCCGCGTGTTTAGCTCGCGCGAAATGCTGCTGGTGAATCTGCATCAGCGCGACGAGCTCGCGCCCTACGAGCAGATGCTGTTTGAGATGTGGGATAACCAGATCCAGACCATCTGCCTGCTGCCGCTGATGTTCGGCGAGAAGATGCTCGGCGTGCTGAAGCTCGCGCAGTGCGAGGAGCATATTTTCACCGCCGCCAATTTAAAACTGCTGCGCCAGATTGCCGAGCGTATCGCCATCGCGGTGGATAACGCGCTGGCGTATCAGGAGATCCATCGCCTCAAAGAGCGGCTGGTGGATGAAAACCTGGCGCTGACCGAGCAGATCAACAATGTGCCGGCGGATTTCGGGGAAATCATTGGCCGCTCGGACGCCATGATGGCCGTGATGAAACAGGTGGAGATGGTGGCGAAAAGCGACAGTACGGTGCTGATCCTCGGTGAAACCGGCACCGGCAAAGAGCTTATCGCGCGCGCTATCCATAACCTGAGCGACCGCAACGGGCGGCGGATGGTGAAACTCAACTGCGCGGCGATGCCCGCAGGCCTGCTGGAGAGCGATCTGTTCGGCCACGAGCGCGGCGCGTTTACCGGCGCCAGCGCGCAGCGCATCGGGCGTTTTGAGCTTGCCGACAAGAGCAGCCTGTTTCTGGATGAAGTGGGCGACATGCCGCTGGATCTCCAGCCGAAGCTGCTGCGCGTGTTGCAGGAGCAGGAGTTTGAGCGGCTCGGCAGCAATAAAGTTATCCAGACCGACGTGCGGCTTATCGCCGCCACTAACCGCGATTTGCGCCAGATGGTGGCGGACCGCGAGTTCCGAAGCGATCTCTATTACCGTCTGAACGTGTTCCCGATCCATCTGCCGCCGCTGCGCGAACGCCCGGAGGACATTCCGCTGCTGGTGAAGGCGTTTACGTTTAAAATCGCCCGCCGCCTGGGGCGCAGCATCGACAGCATTCCCGCTGAAACGCTGCACGCGCTGAGCGAAATGGAGTGGCAGGGCAACGTGCGCGAGTTGGAAAACGTGATTGAGCGCGCGGTACTGCTGACGCGCGGCAATGTGTTGCAGCTCTCCATGCCGGAGCTGGCGTTCCGCCCGGCGAAAAAAACCGCCGCCGCCCTCGCGCCGCCTGACGACGTGCGCGAGGGTGAAGATGAAGTCGCGCGCATCACGCGGGTATTGAAGGAGACCAACGGGGTCATCGCCGGCCCGAAAGGCGCCGCCGCGCGCCTCGGCGTGAAGCGCACCACCCTGCTTTCCCGCATGAAGCGGCTGGGGATCGATAAGGACGCGTTGTAA
- the hypE gene encoding hydrogenase expression/formation protein HypE, translating to MNTITLAHGSGGQAMQQLINRLFMQAFDNPWLAEQEDQARLPLAELTAKGDRIAFSTDSYVIDPLFFPGGDIGKLAICGTANDVAVSGALPRWLSCGFILEEGLEMATLENVAHSMAATARAAGIQIVTGDTKVVPRGAADKIFINTAGIGAIPADLQWGARQLAPGDVLLVSGTLGDHGATILNLRENLGLEGELASDCALLSPLIQALRAVPGVKALRDATRGGVNAVAHEFAASAGCGIELQERALPLTPAVRGVCELLGLDALNFANEGKLVIGVARDAAQQALAALRAHPLGREAAIIGEMVAQKGVRLAGLYGVKRTLDLPHSEPLPRIC from the coding sequence ATGAACACCATTACCCTCGCCCACGGCAGCGGCGGCCAGGCGATGCAGCAGTTGATCAACCGCCTCTTTATGCAGGCGTTCGACAACCCGTGGCTCGCCGAGCAGGAAGATCAGGCACGTCTGCCGCTGGCGGAGCTCACCGCAAAGGGCGACCGGATCGCCTTCTCAACCGACAGCTACGTGATTGACCCGCTGTTTTTCCCCGGCGGCGACATCGGCAAGCTGGCTATCTGCGGCACCGCCAATGACGTGGCGGTCAGCGGCGCGCTGCCGCGCTGGCTCTCCTGCGGGTTTATTCTCGAAGAGGGTCTGGAGATGGCGACGCTTGAGAATGTAGCCCATAGTATGGCCGCCACCGCGCGCGCCGCGGGCATTCAGATAGTCACCGGCGACACCAAAGTGGTGCCGCGCGGCGCGGCGGATAAAATTTTTATTAACACCGCCGGGATTGGCGCGATCCCGGCCGATCTCCAGTGGGGGGCGCGACAGCTTGCGCCCGGCGACGTACTGCTGGTCTCCGGCACGCTTGGCGATCACGGCGCGACTATTCTTAACCTGCGTGAAAATCTGGGGCTTGAGGGCGAGCTGGCAAGCGACTGCGCCCTGCTCTCGCCGCTCATTCAGGCGCTTCGTGCGGTGCCGGGCGTGAAAGCCTTGCGCGACGCCACTCGCGGCGGCGTCAACGCCGTGGCGCATGAGTTCGCGGCAAGCGCGGGCTGCGGGATTGAGCTTCAGGAGCGCGCGCTGCCGCTGACGCCTGCCGTGCGCGGCGTCTGCGAGCTGCTCGGCCTCGACGCGCTGAACTTCGCCAACGAGGGCAAACTGGTGATCGGCGTGGCGCGCGACGCGGCGCAACAAGCCCTGGCTGCGCTGCGCGCCCACCCGCTCGGGCGTGAGGCGGCTATTATTGGTGAGATGGTGGCGCAAAAAGGGGTGCGCCTCGCCGGACTGTACGGCGTGAAACGCACGCTTGATCTGCCGCACAGTGAACCCTTACCGCGGATCTGCTAA
- a CDS encoding NAD(P)/FAD-dependent oxidoreductase — MTEHVNSYYAASANPHAPFPTLSESVQCDVCIIGGGYTGLSSALHLVEQGYDVVLLESARIGYGASGRNGGQVVNSYSRDIDVIEARYGADTARMLGSMMFEGGEIIRERIARYDIQCDYRPGGLFVALNRKQYLGLMEQKANWERYGNTGLELLDADAVRGEIASQRYTGALLDRNGGHIHPLNLALGEAEAIRQQGGQIFEQSAAVSITHGQPAVVKTAQGQVTARYVIVAGNAYLGTRLEPALARRSMPCGTQVVTTEPLAPEVAASLLPNNYCVEDCNYLLDYYRLTADNRLLYGGGVVYGARDPDDIDRLIMPKLLKTFPQLKGVKIDYRWTGNFLLTLSRMPQFGRLENNIYYMQGDSGHGVTCTHLAGKLISEALRGDAERFDAFATLPHYPFPGGRSFQIPFTAMGAAYYSLRDRLGV, encoded by the coding sequence ATGACTGAACATGTAAACAGCTACTATGCCGCAAGCGCTAACCCGCACGCGCCCTTCCCGACGCTGTCGGAGTCGGTGCAGTGCGACGTCTGTATCATTGGCGGCGGTTATACCGGGCTCTCATCGGCGCTGCATCTGGTGGAGCAAGGCTATGACGTGGTGCTGCTGGAGTCGGCGCGCATCGGCTATGGCGCGAGCGGGCGTAACGGCGGCCAGGTGGTGAACTCCTACAGCCGCGATATCGACGTTATCGAAGCGCGCTACGGCGCCGACACCGCGCGGATGCTCGGCAGCATGATGTTTGAGGGCGGCGAAATCATCCGCGAGCGCATTGCGCGTTACGACATCCAGTGTGACTATCGCCCCGGCGGGCTGTTTGTGGCGCTTAACCGCAAGCAGTATCTGGGGCTGATGGAGCAGAAGGCGAACTGGGAGCGCTACGGCAATACCGGCCTGGAGCTGCTGGACGCCGACGCGGTGCGCGGGGAGATTGCGAGCCAGCGTTACACCGGCGCGCTGCTCGACCGCAACGGCGGCCATATTCATCCGCTGAATCTGGCGCTCGGCGAGGCCGAGGCGATTCGCCAGCAGGGCGGCCAGATTTTCGAGCAGTCGGCGGCGGTGAGCATTACCCACGGCCAGCCTGCCGTGGTGAAAACCGCGCAGGGCCAGGTGACAGCGCGCTATGTGATTGTAGCGGGCAACGCCTATCTCGGCACCCGGCTGGAGCCCGCGCTCGCGCGGCGCAGTATGCCGTGCGGCACCCAGGTGGTGACGACCGAGCCGCTGGCCCCCGAGGTGGCCGCGTCGCTGCTGCCGAATAATTATTGCGTCGAGGACTGTAATTATCTGCTCGACTATTATCGCCTGACCGCCGACAACCGTCTGCTTTATGGCGGCGGCGTGGTCTACGGCGCGCGCGACCCGGACGATATCGACCGGCTGATTATGCCGAAGCTGTTAAAGACGTTCCCGCAGCTAAAAGGCGTGAAAATTGATTACCGCTGGACGGGGAATTTCCTGCTGACGCTGTCGCGGATGCCACAGTTCGGGCGGCTTGAGAACAACATTTATTATATGCAGGGCGACAGCGGCCACGGAGTGACCTGTACGCATCTTGCCGGAAAGCTTATCTCCGAGGCGCTGCGCGGCGACGCCGAGCGGTTCGATGCGTTCGCCACCCTCCCCCATTACCCGTTCCCCGGCGGGCGGTCGTTCCAGATCCCGTTTACCGCGATGGGCGCCGCGTATTACAGCCTGCGGGATCGGCTGGGCGTTTGA
- the puuR gene encoding HTH-type transcriptional regulator PuuR — protein MSDVTLAPGKRLAQIRQQLGLSQRRVAELSGLTHSAISTIEQDKVSPAISTLQKLLKVYGLSLSEFFAEPEKPDEPQVVINQDDLIEIGSQGVSMKLIHNGNPHRTLAMIFETYQPGTTTGERIKHQGEEIGTLLEGEIVLTVNGQTFHLTAGQSYAINTGIPHSFSNTSAGICRIISAHTPTTF, from the coding sequence ATGAGCGATGTCACCCTGGCGCCGGGGAAGCGTTTAGCGCAGATCCGCCAGCAACTGGGTTTGTCGCAGCGCCGCGTCGCTGAGCTTTCCGGGCTAACGCATAGCGCTATCAGCACCATTGAACAGGACAAAGTGAGTCCGGCCATCAGCACCCTGCAAAAGCTGCTGAAGGTGTACGGGCTCTCGCTGTCGGAATTTTTTGCCGAACCAGAAAAACCGGATGAACCCCAGGTCGTTATCAATCAGGACGATTTGATTGAAATTGGCAGCCAGGGCGTCTCGATGAAGCTGATTCATAACGGGAACCCCCATCGCACGCTGGCGATGATTTTTGAAACGTACCAGCCCGGCACCACGACCGGGGAGAGGATCAAACATCAGGGTGAAGAGATTGGCACCCTGCTGGAGGGGGAAATCGTGCTGACCGTCAACGGCCAGACGTTCCACCTGACCGCAGGCCAGAGCTATGCCATCAACACCGGCATACCTCATAGCTTCAGCAATACCTCGGCCGGGATCTGCCGCATCATCAGCGCGCATACGCCCACCACCTTCTGA